GCGTTGAAGTCACCGGCCACCACGACCGGGTTGCGGTTGGCCGCGAGGTCGGCCTCCAGGCCGGCGTACTGCGCCCGGCGCGGGGCGAACCGTTCCCGCATGTGGCGGTAGAAGGCGGCGGAGAGCAGCCCGTCCGGCATGCTGTTCCACACCGGCATGTGCACGTTGTAGAACGACACCGTCCGGTCCCCGACCCGCACATCCGTCCGCAGCACCTTGTTCTCCCGGTACTCCGCCTGCCAGTCCGCCCCCGGCGGCAGGTCGCCGGCCGGGCCCACGGCCGGCTGCCGCAGGATCGGGAAGCGGGAGAGCGTCACCAGCTCGCCCCGGACCGCGACCTGGTAGCCGGGGAACTCCCGGCGCAGCCGCGCCAGGTCGTCGATCGGCAGCTTGGCCTTACGGTCGGCGGTCACGTGCTGGTACTCGTGCAGCAGGTACACGTCCGCGTCCTTCGCCTTCAGGAAGGCGTAGAAGTGATCCTGGGTCCCGAGCAGTTGGTTCCACGAGTTGGTGTTCCAGGCGAAGACCCGCACGGAGTCGGGCCCGGGCCTCGGCTCCGACCGCCACAGCGCCGCCGGGTCGAAGCCCGACTGCCCGAAGCCCACGGCCAGGGCGAGCGCGGCGGCCGCGAGGCTCCGCCACCGGGCTGCGCCCCGGGCGAGCGGAGTCAGGGCGGCGAGCAGCAGCGGGACCAGGGCGAAGGCGGCCGGCGGGACGATGCCCACCAGATGCCCGAGCCAGATCCGGCCGTCCGCCGCCCACTCGACGAGGAGGAGGACGAGCCAGCCGAGCGCCGCGCCGAGGACGAGCCGGTTCAGGCGCCGCCGGGCCGGGGCGACCGGTACGGCCGCGGCCGGGGCCTCCACCGGCGCGAGCGTGTCAGCCACGGGAAGCCCCCGCGGCCACCCCGGCCGCTCCCGCCGCCGTCGGAAGGTCCGTCCCGGCTGTCGGCGCGGGAAGGTCCGGCCGGGGCTGGGGGTCGTACAGGTGCCGGAACCGCTTCGAGCACAGCCACTGCGCCCCCGCGACCCCGATCGCCGCGAACACCGTCAGGTTCACCAGGAAGTTGACGGCCACGAAGTACCCGAGGAACAGC
This sequence is a window from Streptomyces sp. NBC_00691. Protein-coding genes within it:
- a CDS encoding endonuclease/exonuclease/phosphatase family protein; this encodes MADTLAPVEAPAAAVPVAPARRRLNRLVLGAALGWLVLLLVEWAADGRIWLGHLVGIVPPAAFALVPLLLAALTPLARGAARWRSLAAAALALAVGFGQSGFDPAALWRSEPRPGPDSVRVFAWNTNSWNQLLGTQDHFYAFLKAKDADVYLLHEYQHVTADRKAKLPIDDLARLRREFPGYQVAVRGELVTLSRFPILRQPAVGPAGDLPPGADWQAEYRENKVLRTDVRVGDRTVSFYNVHMPVWNSMPDGLLSAAFYRHMRERFAPRRAQYAGLEADLAANRNPVVVAGDFNATAAMSDLGPLRERLDDAAEVSTDPYPTSWEEGGWKPFWRTDWAFTGNGAKAERYEFNEPEKLSDHAVQDLWVSLPGNG